The sequence TGAGCCTTTAGGCGCTACCAGGAATACATCGACATCGGCGGGTGGTACGATCCCTGTTTTCTCTTTATACGTGACACCAAAACCATGTGAGAAGTACAGTGACTTGCCTGGTTTAAGAGCCGCTTTCACGGTTGGCCATAGTTCAATTTGAGCAGCGTCGGAAAGCAGGAAGCAAATAATGGTGCCTTTTTCCAGCGCTTCTTCGATTTCGAACAGCGTTTCACCTGGCACCCAGCCATCGGCAACGGCTTTGTCGTAGGTTTTGCCTTTACGTTGTCCAACGATAACGTTGAAACCATTGTCGCGCATGTTCAGCGACTGGCCAGGACCTTGTACACCGTAGCCGATAACCGCAATGACTTCATTGGCCAGCACTTCGCGGGCTTTTTCTAACGGGAACTCTTCCCGCGTAACAACTTGCTCCTCAACTCCTCCGAAATTAATCGTTGCCATGTTTAATTGGTTTTGGTACTCGTATTTTAGGTTTATGATTGATTGTGCAAATTTGCTTTTCTGCCATTCGAACATCAGGCGAAATCCGTTCCTGTATTCGGTTAAACCTGACTAATAAGCGACTTCAGATTCCTCCTATCGTCGATGACGGAAAAGACTACAGATAGTAAGCCCATTCGGATTCGGGTAGATACTCGACCAGCCCTTTCTCCGTTTTGCCCACCGCTACCCGGCCCGAGCGAACAAATTCGAGAATATCGTATTGTTTGATGTACCCAAAAAACTCAAAAATCTCAGTGTCATTACCAGTTTTCTCGATGACAACATAGTCGAGCCCCCAGTAAACCACCCAGGCTTTGTACTGCTGATTAATAGTCTCAACGTCCAGGGGTTTGCTGCCTAATGGTGTCGATACCTTGAACAGCGCAATTTCGTTATACACGATTTCCTCGTTGAGATAGCCGAAAACTGCCATCACTTCCACGATCTTGCGAATCTGGCGAACGAGTTTTTCCACTTCTTCACGCGATTCGTGTTTGATCACAATCGTAAACCGGGAAACGCCCTTACGTTCAGTTTCTGAAACCGTCAGACTCTCGATGTTGATGCGTCGGCGCGTGAAAATAATCGTGATGCGGTTCAGCAATCCGATCGTATTTTCAGTGAATATGCAAATGGTGTAAGTCGTCATAGTTCGTGGTGTCGGGTTTAAAACCTGACACGGTTTTGGATGTATGTCGGACCGTCAGCCGTCCGACACCACGTTATTTTAGTCGAATCTGCGCAACGCTGGCTCCGGCGGGAACCATCGGGAACACGTTTTCCTCTTTCTCAACAATTACTTCGAGCAGAAACGGCCCATCGTGATTGAGCATGGTATCAAGGGCATCCGACAGGCTTTCCCGTTTCTCACAGGTCTGGCCATCCATACCGAAACCTCTGGCGATGGTGATGAAATCAGGGTTTTGCAGTTCAACGAACGAATACCGACGCTCATGGAACAACTGTTGCCACTGACGGACCATGCCCAGAAAATTATTATTCAGGATAATCGCTTTAACGGGTTGTTTATTCTGAACAATGGTGCCAAGCTCCTGCAAGGTCATCTGGAAACAGCCGTCGCCGATAATCGCTACAATCTGGCGATCAGGTGCTCCAACCTGCGCACCGAAAGCGGCTGGCAGAGCAAATCCCATTGTACCCATGCCCCCCGATGTGACTAAGCTATTTGGCCGACGGAACTGATAATAGCGGGATGCCATCATCTGATGCTGCCCTACGTCGGTAACTAAAACAGCTTCGCCGTTCGTCTTCTTCGAGAGCATGTCAATCACTTCGGCCATCCGGATTTTACCTTCTGTACTGGTTAATTCCGGCAGTGTAATTTGCTCATACTCGATCGTATCATATTTACGAAACTCATTACGCCAGATTGTATGATCGTTAGGTTGAACGAGGGCGGTCAAGGCTTTAAGTGCCTCTTTCGCATCGCCAACAACCGGGGCATCGGCCCGAATGATCTTATCAATTTCAGACGGATCGATCTCAATATGAACGACTTTTGCCTGTTTGATATATTTGCTGGCATCACCAGTTACGCGATCGTCAAACCGCATACCAATGGCAATAATCACATCGGCCTGATCGGTCATTACGTTAGGACCGTAATTGCCGTGCATCCCTAACCAGCCTACATAAAGCGGGTGATCGGTTGAAATGGTTGACTGGCCAAGTAACGTAGTTGCAACAGGAATGCCCGTTTTTTCGACGAATAATCGTAGTTCATCTTCAGCTTTGGCGATTTGCACACCGTGGCCAACAAGCACATAAGGGCGCTTGGCGTTGTTTATTAAACGAGCGGCTGCCTCGACCTGTTCCTGCTTTGGTATCCGACGTGGACGGTAGCTGATGATACTCTGGCACCGTTCGTAAACAAACGGCTTGGTCATCAACTCCAACTGGGCACTTTTCGTCATGTCGATTAACACCGGCCCCGGCCGACCCGACTGAGCGATGTAAAACGCCTTCGACAGAATTTCCGGCACCTCATCGGCATTGGTTATCTGGTAATTCCATTTTGTGATCGGCATGGTTACACCCATCACATCAGCTTCCTGGAAAGCATCGGTTCCAAGAAGCCGCTTGGCGACCTGACCGACAATGCAAACCATTGGCGTCGAATCGATCAGGGCATCGGCAATGGCTGTAACCAGATTCGTGGCTCCTGGTCCTGACGTGACGAGGCAAACACCCGCCCGGCTCTGCATCCGGGCGTAACCCTGTGCCGCATGACCAGCTCCCTGTTCGTGGCGAACCAGAATGTGGTTGATGCGGTCCTGATAATCATACAGGGCATCATAGACGGGCATGATGGCACCACCAGGGTAACCAAAAATGGTATCGACTCCTTCGGCTACCAAACCCATCATGAGTGCTTCCGAGCCTGAAATTAATTTCGGTACCGTATGTGAAACCGACGGTGTTGTTTCGATAACTTCTGGTGCGATGCTGGCGATTGCTTCCATGACGTATAGTCAGTTTTAAGTCTTTAGCTTGTTGTTTCGCTCAATTTTATTCGAATAGGTCTTCTGAAAGACAATGAAGAATAGCTTAATCTTCGTCTGTTACGCAGCCTTCACTGGCTGATTTTACACTTCGGATGTATTTGCCCAATACACCTTTGGTGAATGGGGGAGCTGGTTGTGTCCAACGGCTTCGGCGATCAGCGAATTCATCATCTGAAATGTGTAACGTAAGCTGGCGGGAGACTGCGTCGATTGTGATCCGATCGCCATCTTTAACGAGGGCAATCGGTCCGCCTTCATAGGCTTCAGGTGTGACGTGACCCACCACAAAGCCATGCGTACCTCCCGAAAAGCGGCCGTCAGTAATCAGCGCAACTTTATCGCCGAGGCCAGCGCCCATAATAGCGGAGGTTGGTTTCAGCATTTCGCTCATACCAGGACCACCTTTAGGGCCGGCATTGCGAATAACGATGACCTGACCGGGCAGAATTTCACCTTTTTGCAGGGCATCGATCACTTCGCCTTCATGCTCACATACTTTGGCAGTACCATCAAATTTCAGGCCTTCTTTCCCTGTAATCTTGGCAACTGATCCTGTAGGAGCAAGGTTACCCCTTAGAATCTGAATATGACCCGTTTTCTTGATCGGATTACTTAAGGGCCGTACAATTGTCTGCGTATCAAAATCCAGCGTTGGAATCTCTTCCAGATTTTCGGCTATGGTTTTGCCCGTTACAGTCAGGCAATCGCCGTGGATAAGGCCATTCTGATAGAGATACTTCATAACAGCCGGAACACCGCCAATAGCAAGCATATCTTCCATATAATATTTGCCACTTGGCTTCAGATCAGCCAGAAACGGTACCCGGTCACTAATGGCCTGGATCTCATCAAGTGTGAGCTGGATACCAGCAGCCCTCGAAATCGCCAGATAATGCAACACCGCGTTGGTTGAACCACCAAGTGCCATAACGACTGTCAGTGCATTTTCGAGTGATTTGCGATTGATAATTTCTTTAGGAGTAATACCACGCTCCAGCAAAATGCGCATTGCTGCACCAATTTTTTTACACTCTTCCTGTTTGCCTTCGTGCGTGGCAGGGTAGCTACTGCTGAAAGGTAGACTTAACCCCATGGCTTCAATGCTGCTGGCCATTGTATTAGCCGTATACATACCTCCACAGGCACCAGCGCCCGGAATTGAGTTTTTAATGACTCCTTCGTAATCTTCGTCAGAAATATTACCGGCATATCGTTTGCCCAGGGCTTCAAAAGCCGAAACGATGTCTAATTTTTGTCCTTTATAATGTCCGGACCGGATCGTACCGCCGTACACCATGATACTTGGCCGGTCGAGCCGGGCCATCGCCATAATAGCACCGGGCATGTTTTTATCACAGCCAACTACCGTTACAACACCGTCGTACCACTGGGCAGCAACGACCGATTCGATAGAATCTGCGATGAGATCACGGCTTGGTAGCGAATAACGCATGCCATCGTTGCCGTTGGTCATGCCATCAGATACGCCAATCGTGTTAAAAATCAGCCCCACGAGTCCGTTTGCCTGAATGCCTTGTTTCACGTAAACGGAGAGGCCATTGAGATGCATGTTGCAGGTGTTGCCTTCATAACCCGTACTGGCGATGCCAATCTGGGGTTTCTGCATGTCGTCTTCAGTAAGGCCTACGCCATAGAGCATGGCTTTGGCGGCTGGATTACTGATTTCCTGCGTAAGGGTACGACTAAAACGATTTAATTCGGCGGTTTGTGGTTCGGCGATCATCTTAAACAATTAGCGAAATTTCGCTGATAGTGTAATAACGCCGTAAATAAAAATGAAGTTTTCCTGAAAGGCAAGAAAAATCGGATTAATTACTGATTAACCCTCGTAAGCTGTGGAAAACGTATTCACAAAACGAAAAGGCATGTATACGCCATATATGATTAAAAATTATAAGATTAGTTATTCCTATTGTTTCCTAAAGCATAGAGCTAAGTACACATCAATAGTTATGTGAATTATTCTGTCAAGTTATATTAGCGCGACTTGACATTTGAGTAAGAACTGATTACAGATTATTCATATTAATATCGAATCGACCTTCGGTGACGTGCACGATCTCTTTATTCACGATATATTGCCCGTCAAATTCAAAGGTGCCCGACACAATCCGATTGACGGTGTCCAGTCGTGTGATCACTAGTTTGCCCGGATTTGACTCTGTTGTATTAAATAGCCTGAACTGATTATCGTAGTATATAGCGAAGGGGTCATTATAGCCATTTGCCAACTTATTTGTACCAATTACCCCTTTGGGCAGGGTTAATTGAACGCGGTCTTTGGTGCTGGCATTGGTATGAATAAACAGATAAAAAGTGGTGGCACTTAATTGCCTGAATTCTACTTCGATTGCCTTGGCCGCTGGTCCCTGGTCGTTACGAATGCCATTGGCTACCCAAACCTTACCATTAATTTTGCAGCCAAATGTATTGAGCCCTTCTGTGGTCGGTGCTGGCAAGTCGTCTTCTTTGGGCTTACAACCTGCGGCCATTAAAAATCCCCAGGCAACCAGTAGGAGAGATTTGAGGAAAAATTTCATTGTATAGAAAGGTTAGCGACTAAAAATCAGCACAAAGAAATAGGGTTCTAAAAAATCGTTGACAACATGTTTCAGCTCTTAGTTAATAAAGTGTATCCTATTGTGCAGTATACTTAAAGGTCACCCTCCAAAGCATGATCGACTTGATTTAGGCATTGGTGATGCCGGAGTTGCAACAAAATACAGGTAAAACTTAAGCTACAGGTTGGAATTGCTCACTGTTGTATTCTAAAAGGGAAACCCCTAATTCGATACTTCGCATAATTTTTCATTGAGTAAATCAGGTTTTGAAGAAACTTTCCTACGTATAGTTTCTTCAAATGATGAACTCAGCCGGGTTTCAGCGAAATTAAACTGATTGCTAAGGTCGAATTTGCCTCAACGGTACGTCAAGTATTGGTTTAACCTTCAGTAGATTACAGGAGGAAGAGATGAACTGTCAATGCCTGATTGGTTCTAAGGTCATTTAACCTCTCAGCGTTGATCGATCGAATCGCCAGGAGTTTATGAGTTATGCTTTAGGCGAAGTTACCAGAAAGTGAAAATGTGTAATCGCTTCGACACACCTTAGTGAGAATATTGCTGATGATCAGGCTGTTTATATTAACAAAAAAATGTATGAGAAAGCGTAAGGTAGTAGCCATCCTCGGGTACAGTTTATTCATGCTTCTTTATCGCCCTCACGGATTGGCCTTTGCGCAGAATAAACTCCAGTCTGTGACAGAATCCCTTAATTCGCCTTTTGAGCTTAAGAATGGCGATAGGGTGGTTTTTCTGGGGAATTCTCTGTTCGAAAATGATTTTCAGTACGGTTATATTGAGCTGGCCCTGACTACCCGATGGCCAGACCGGGATGTTACTTACCGGAACATTGGCTGGACTGGCGATAATGTGTTCGGTGTTGCCCGCAGCACGATTACAAATCCGCCTACTGCCTATGAGTTGCTGATGGAACACCTTACAAAAGCACAACCAACAGTTGTTTTGGTCGCGTATGGTGGCATTGAAGCGCAGGACGGTGAGGCTGGTCTTCCCGCTTTTAAAGAAGGACTAACTAAACTGATCGACAAAATTGACCAGCTTGGGGCAAAAGCCGTTTTGCTATCGCCCATTCCAATCCTATCCGCCGACTCGGCTGAAAGCGTGGCGAAACGCAATGCCATGCTGGAACTGTATGCTGCCACTATAGCGAAAATAGCTTCGGAGCGTGGAAAGCGGTACGTCGATATTTTCAAACCGATTCAGGAAGTCAGTAAAAAGATAGCACTTACCGAAAACGGCATTCACCTGAATGAAGCCGGCTACTATAATCTGGCGAGTATTCTCGAAAAAGGACTGGGCTTGGGACCACGAACTGAGCCGGTTGCCATAATGATTTCTAAAAATGCCGCGGAAACTACAAATCCGGCTAAAATTCTGGATCCTGGAGCTAATGCTACCGACCTGAAATTTACGATCAAGGAACGCTACCTTCCACTGCCGCTGCCTTCTGGCGAATCCGGCTTACCGGGTCTTGGACAGGTGGTTAAAATACCGGGACTGAAAAAAGGATTTTATACCCTTACGATCGACAATTCGGAGGTAATAACTGCATCAGCCAAACAATGGGAAAAGGGAATCGAGATCAGACAGGGGCCTTCATTTGAGCAGGTGCACGAATTGCAACAGATGGTTTTGAAAAAGAACGATCTATTTTTCTTTCAGTACCGACCGCCGAATACGACCTATATTCTTGGTATGCGTTCCCATGAGCAAGGCCGGCATGCGAAGGGGTTGGAAGAACAAAGCCTGATCATCAAATGGTTAGAAGGACAGATCGCCTTAATTCGCGCACCTAAGTCAAGAGTTTATCAACTTACCCTTCTGAAGTAATAAGAACGTCATGAAAACAAGCTGGTCCCTGAAGTTCTTCCGTAGACTGATAATTATCCCAATCATCTTATTGATCACCTCATCTGCCAATCAGATTGATCGAAAAGTCGATCCTGATCCAGATGTAAAGCGTGAACTTGAGTCGTTCAAGGTTGCCGACGGTTTCGAGGTAACGCTGTTTGCGGCTGAACCGCTGGTGGCCAAGCCCATCCAGATGAACTGGGATGCTGATGGCCGACTGTGGGTAGTGAGCAGTACGGCCTATCCGCACCTGAAAACGGGCGAGGAGGCAAACGACAAGATTTTTGTCCTGGAAGATACCGATGGCGATGGCAAGGCCGATAAATCAACTATTTTTGCCGAAGGTTTGATAACGCCTACCGGTATTCTGCCGGGCGATGGTGGAGTCTATGTGGCTAATTCGACGGAAATTCTCCATTTCGCGGATACCGATGGTGATGGGAAAGCCGATAAAAAGCG comes from Spirosoma aureum and encodes:
- the ilvN gene encoding acetolactate synthase small subunit — encoded protein: MTTYTICIFTENTIGLLNRITIIFTRRRINIESLTVSETERKGVSRFTIVIKHESREEVEKLVRQIRKIVEVMAVFGYLNEEIVYNEIALFKVSTPLGSKPLDVETINQQYKAWVVYWGLDYVVIEKTGNDTEIFEFFGYIKQYDILEFVRSGRVAVGKTEKGLVEYLPESEWAYYL
- the ilvB gene encoding biosynthetic-type acetolactate synthase large subunit — translated: MEAIASIAPEVIETTPSVSHTVPKLISGSEALMMGLVAEGVDTIFGYPGGAIMPVYDALYDYQDRINHILVRHEQGAGHAAQGYARMQSRAGVCLVTSGPGATNLVTAIADALIDSTPMVCIVGQVAKRLLGTDAFQEADVMGVTMPITKWNYQITNADEVPEILSKAFYIAQSGRPGPVLIDMTKSAQLELMTKPFVYERCQSIISYRPRRIPKQEQVEAAARLINNAKRPYVLVGHGVQIAKAEDELRLFVEKTGIPVATTLLGQSTISTDHPLYVGWLGMHGNYGPNVMTDQADVIIAIGMRFDDRVTGDASKYIKQAKVVHIEIDPSEIDKIIRADAPVVGDAKEALKALTALVQPNDHTIWRNEFRKYDTIEYEQITLPELTSTEGKIRMAEVIDMLSKKTNGEAVLVTDVGQHQMMASRYYQFRRPNSLVTSGGMGTMGFALPAAFGAQVGAPDRQIVAIIGDGCFQMTLQELGTIVQNKQPVKAIILNNNFLGMVRQWQQLFHERRYSFVELQNPDFITIARGFGMDGQTCEKRESLSDALDTMLNHDGPFLLEVIVEKEENVFPMVPAGASVAQIRLK
- the ilvD gene encoding dihydroxy-acid dehydratase, translating into MIAEPQTAELNRFSRTLTQEISNPAAKAMLYGVGLTEDDMQKPQIGIASTGYEGNTCNMHLNGLSVYVKQGIQANGLVGLIFNTIGVSDGMTNGNDGMRYSLPSRDLIADSIESVVAAQWYDGVVTVVGCDKNMPGAIMAMARLDRPSIMVYGGTIRSGHYKGQKLDIVSAFEALGKRYAGNISDEDYEGVIKNSIPGAGACGGMYTANTMASSIEAMGLSLPFSSSYPATHEGKQEECKKIGAAMRILLERGITPKEIINRKSLENALTVVMALGGSTNAVLHYLAISRAAGIQLTLDEIQAISDRVPFLADLKPSGKYYMEDMLAIGGVPAVMKYLYQNGLIHGDCLTVTGKTIAENLEEIPTLDFDTQTIVRPLSNPIKKTGHIQILRGNLAPTGSVAKITGKEGLKFDGTAKVCEHEGEVIDALQKGEILPGQVIVIRNAGPKGGPGMSEMLKPTSAIMGAGLGDKVALITDGRFSGGTHGFVVGHVTPEAYEGGPIALVKDGDRITIDAVSRQLTLHISDDEFADRRSRWTQPAPPFTKGVLGKYIRSVKSASEGCVTDED
- a CDS encoding DUF6252 family protein → MKFFLKSLLLVAWGFLMAAGCKPKEDDLPAPTTEGLNTFGCKINGKVWVANGIRNDQGPAAKAIEVEFRQLSATTFYLFIHTNASTKDRVQLTLPKGVIGTNKLANGYNDPFAIYYDNQFRLFNTTESNPGKLVITRLDTVNRIVSGTFEFDGQYIVNKEIVHVTEGRFDINMNNL
- a CDS encoding GDSL-type esterase/lipase family protein, which codes for MRKRKVVAILGYSLFMLLYRPHGLAFAQNKLQSVTESLNSPFELKNGDRVVFLGNSLFENDFQYGYIELALTTRWPDRDVTYRNIGWTGDNVFGVARSTITNPPTAYELLMEHLTKAQPTVVLVAYGGIEAQDGEAGLPAFKEGLTKLIDKIDQLGAKAVLLSPIPILSADSAESVAKRNAMLELYAATIAKIASERGKRYVDIFKPIQEVSKKIALTENGIHLNEAGYYNLASILEKGLGLGPRTEPVAIMISKNAAETTNPAKILDPGANATDLKFTIKERYLPLPLPSGESGLPGLGQVVKIPGLKKGFYTLTIDNSEVITASAKQWEKGIEIRQGPSFEQVHELQQMVLKKNDLFFFQYRPPNTTYILGMRSHEQGRHAKGLEEQSLIIKWLEGQIALIRAPKSRVYQLTLLK